In Hyphomicrobium denitrificans ATCC 51888, the DNA window TGGCGGCGTTATGAGCAATGCACGTACTAAAAGCGTGTCGTGTAGCAGGCTGAAATAAAAAGGATCCGAGCGCTCGCTCGGATCCTTTCTTTTTGCGGCGTGTGTTCCGCGAATTACGGACTGGACGTTCCGGTGCCTGGCGGCGAAGTCGAAACGCGCGCGCCAGGGTTCGAGCCAGCGGCTGGATCCGATGGCGTGCCGGTCGACGGACCTGGCTGCACATTCTGATTGGTGTTCGGATCAGCCGGAATGCCGGCCGGAGACGTCACGCCAGATTCACCCGAGCTCACGCCTTCGCTGGAAGGCGCTGTCGTTGACGGAGTCTCCGATGGCGCCATCGACGGCGGCCGCTGAACGGTATCGTTGCTTTGAGCCATCGCGCCAGCGCAGCCAAGAGCCGACAACGAAGCTGCTAAAGCTGCAATTTTCAGAACATTCATTCATCTTCTCCTTTTCTTGCTGTCCAGGTCGGAAAACCCGGCCTTGCAAGTCTTTGTTCCAGAGAAGTGGCGAGGTCTTTCGACGCTCTCGCGCACGGAGCGGCGGAGGTGCTGGCCGGAACCGCGGTTTATTCGCACGCGTTTTACGAGAGTGAAATTTATTCGCCAGGATCATTGCGATGAAGACGGAGTCGGTCACTCTGACGAAGCAGGAACTCGCCGATGCGATCACGAGTCCGGTTTCGGTATTCGATTTTCCGCTCGAAGTGGTCGCGTGTCCCGGGCTGTCGTGGGATCAGAAGATCGAAATCCTGAAGCGCTGGGAACTGGACGCGCGCGCGCTTCAACGCGCCACCGATGAAAATATGGGCGGCGAGGAGCCAAACCTGCTCGATGAAGTCAATCGAGCCTTGATGATGCTCGATCCGGAAAATTCCGTTCACGATGGTTTCGGGTCGGCTCCGACGAAGGTTTGACGACGTCGCAAAAGGAAAGGACATCCGCAAGCTGAAGCTCGCGAATGCCCGATCGACGTGTATTTTTCGTCAGTCAGTCAGTCAGTCAGTTGGTACGCGTTTCGAGGTCCCAGTAGCTTGGCGCGCCGTAGTTGGTGTGCAACCGCTGCTCGAAATCGCGACTGCGCAAAGACGTTGGATCGAGATCGGGCGAGGATTTCAACTGCTCCTCGGTGACGCCTGTCACGTAGCCGTTGAGTTCCTGATCCCACTTCAGCGACGTCCAGGGAATAACGTAGCTGCTCTTGCCGAGTCCGAGGAAGCCGCCGAAGCTCAAGACGGCATAACGTACTTTGCCCGATACCGTGTCGACGATCAAATCGTCGACTTCGCCGATCGACTCGCGCGAAGCGCCATAAACGGATGTTCCCGGCACCTTGCTGGTCTCGAGCATTGTCATTTCAGGGTTCATTACTGTCTCCATCTATGTTCGTTTGAGACTGCTGTCTGTGCGCGGATACGAAATCCGCGCACAGACGTTCGAGATGCCATCAATCAGGTATTGGTCTTGCTCCACGACGGCGCGCTCTTCAAAGCGTCTTTGGTCGTGTCGAGCGTGATGACGCTGTTGCCGTTGGTGTCGCGGCCGATCTTCAGCGACTTGAACTGCACGGCGACCTGATGCTCGCCCATACCGAGGAATCCGCCGACGCCAATCACGGCAGCCGCGGCGGAGCCATCGCTCGCGAGAATAATCTCGTTGATGTCGCCGATGGATTCGCCGGCTTTATTCTGCACCTTCGAACCGATCAGCTTGCTCGTGCGCCATTCGCCCTGCTGCGTGGAATACCATTGCGGAGCCATCGCATCGCCCGTTGCTCTTACCGACGGTGTCGTGGTCGTAGTTGCAGACGGCGCGGTCGAAGGAGCGGGTGTCGTTGTTTGCGCGTATGCGACCGTCGCGAAAGCCGGAATGGCAGCTGCTGTCAAAAGAGCTTTGAAGTTCATTAGATCAACCTCCTTGTGCGAAGGACTGAGCCTCTGGCCGAACACCGCATTCGTCCGATCGCGCAGCCTTTATGGTGTGCGATCCAACGTCTTGCTGATCCGGCGGTTCCTCAAAAAGCGCAGGAACTGTGCAGCGCGCGGACAGTTCATCAATGACTTCCGTATGCTTTCACGCGCCTCTCGGCGCGCACGCTGATGTTTGTTCAAGAGGACTTCCTTCGATGGCTTCAAAACCAAAACAAGCGAAAGAAACTGCCGAAGAGGGGCGGCGCGTGCAGGCCGGTGTGGATGTCGTCGACGAGAAGTCATCGTCGTCGAAATCGGAGAGCGCGAAAGCGCCGATGCAGGCAGGCGTGAGGGAATATCCTTCGAAGTTTCCCGCGCAGCATCAGAGGAAATCCGGAAGCGAGGAACTGCTCGAGCCGAAGCCTATGTTCGAAGCACCGGGTTACAAGGGTTCGCAGAAGCTCAAAAATATGGTCGCGCTGATTACGGGCGGCGACTCCGGGATTGGACGCGCCGTTGCCGTGCTTTTCGCGCGGGAAGGCGCCGACGTTGGCATCTGCTTCCTGGAAGAGAAGGACGATGCGGCGGTCACGAAGGCTG includes these proteins:
- a CDS encoding PRC-barrel domain-containing protein, which encodes MNPEMTMLETSKVPGTSVYGASRESIGEVDDLIVDTVSGKVRYAVLSFGGFLGLGKSSYVIPWTSLKWDQELNGYVTGVTEEQLKSSPDLDPTSLRSRDFEQRLHTNYGAPSYWDLETRTN
- a CDS encoding PRC-barrel domain-containing protein, with amino-acid sequence MNFKALLTAAAIPAFATVAYAQTTTPAPSTAPSATTTTTPSVRATGDAMAPQWYSTQQGEWRTSKLIGSKVQNKAGESIGDINEIILASDGSAAAAVIGVGGFLGMGEHQVAVQFKSLKIGRDTNGNSVITLDTTKDALKSAPSWSKTNT